From Arthrobacter sp. FW306-2-2C-D06B, a single genomic window includes:
- a CDS encoding malonic semialdehyde reductase, with amino-acid sequence MTIAHEEAVIDAAAVDAIFAEARTANSFAGEVSEEQAQAIYELTKFGPTAFNSQPLRVTYVRSDEARAKLVETLSPGNKAKTASAPLVAVLSYDTAWHEQWDKFLPVYSAPKAMYDANPEFTATTGNNNAHLQAGYFILAVRSLGFAAGPMTGADFAAIDAEFFPAGDQKSFLVVNIGHPGPDAFGEAKPKFAYEDVVRTV; translated from the coding sequence ATGACGATCGCCCACGAAGAAGCAGTGATTGACGCCGCAGCAGTCGACGCCATCTTTGCCGAAGCCCGCACCGCCAACTCCTTTGCCGGCGAGGTCTCCGAGGAGCAGGCACAGGCCATCTATGAACTGACCAAGTTCGGCCCGACGGCGTTCAACTCCCAGCCGTTGCGCGTCACCTATGTCCGCTCGGACGAGGCCCGCGCCAAGCTCGTCGAGACCCTCTCCCCGGGAAACAAGGCCAAGACCGCCTCTGCTCCGCTGGTCGCCGTCCTCTCGTATGACACCGCCTGGCACGAACAGTGGGACAAGTTCCTCCCGGTCTACTCCGCCCCGAAGGCCATGTACGACGCCAACCCTGAGTTCACCGCAACCACGGGCAACAACAACGCCCACCTGCAGGCCGGCTACTTCATCCTCGCCGTCCGCTCCCTCGGCTTCGCTGCCGGCCCGATGACCGGTGCCGACTTCGCTGCGATCGATGCCGAATTCTTCCCTGCTGGCGACCAGAAGAGCTTCCTCGTGGTCAACATCGGCCACCCGGGTCCGGACGCCTTCGGCGAAGCCAAGCCGAAGTTCGCGTACGAGGACGTCGTCCGCACCGTCTAA
- a CDS encoding 2'-5' RNA ligase family protein, with amino-acid sequence MRNLILVAFVEAVADGLVFPRSDWPLHITLLRFDVDPSDEDDVAARLTELVTAPAMGALGADLTVGPDAGFGHQGSIPVSLVEHHPILQGLHEELFDAVASVGGRAATPRYVMENYRPHISHHDGKRPKPGDAVVLDQIALVDMAPEGNHTIRRILKLWRLPAGPN; translated from the coding sequence ATGCGGAACCTGATTCTGGTGGCGTTCGTCGAAGCCGTGGCTGATGGGCTGGTCTTCCCGCGCAGTGACTGGCCGCTACACATCACCCTGTTGAGGTTCGACGTCGATCCCTCCGATGAGGACGACGTCGCCGCGCGCCTCACCGAGCTTGTCACCGCTCCCGCGATGGGCGCCTTGGGGGCGGATCTCACCGTAGGGCCCGACGCCGGATTCGGTCACCAAGGATCGATCCCGGTGAGCCTCGTGGAACACCATCCCATTTTGCAGGGCCTCCACGAGGAATTGTTCGACGCCGTGGCAAGCGTCGGAGGGCGCGCAGCGACCCCGCGCTACGTCATGGAGAACTACCGTCCGCATATTTCGCATCACGACGGCAAGCGCCCCAAGCCGGGTGACGCCGTCGTGCTCGACCAGATCGCGCTGGTGGACATGGCGCCGGAAGGCAACCACACCATTCGCCGGATCCTCAAGTTGTGGCGCCTCCCGGCCGGGCCAAACTAG